From the genome of Anabrus simplex isolate iqAnaSimp1 chromosome X, ASM4041472v1, whole genome shotgun sequence, one region includes:
- the LOC137503305 gene encoding zinc finger protein ZFP2-like has product MRTHTGEKPYRCNVCGKSFGKKGSLTEHMWTHTGEKPYSCHVCSKSFIQKGKLTDHMRTHTGEKPYRCNLCNKSFIQKGYLTKHMRTHTGEKHFNCNVCDKSFGKKGSLTEHTRTHTGEKPYRCNVCGKSFGKKGSLTEHMWTHTGEKPYSCCVCGKSFIKRGKLTDHMRTHTGERPYRCNVCSKSFGKKGSHTDHMRSHTSEKP; this is encoded by the exons atgcggacccatacaggcgagaaaccatacaggtgcaatgtctgtggcaaatcatttgggaagaaaggcagtctgaccgaacatatgtggacccatacaggtgagaagccatacagctgccatgtctgtagcaaatcattcatacagaaaggcaaactgaccgatcatatgcggacccatacaggcgagaagccatacagatgcaatCTCTGtaacaaatcattcatacagaaaggctacctaaccaaacatatgcggacccatacag gcgagaagcatttcaattgcaatgtctgtgacaaatcatttgGGAAGAAAGGCAGTCTTACCGAacatacgcggacccatacaggcgagaagccatacaggtgcaatgtctgtggcaaatcattcgggaagaaaggcagtctaaccgaacatatgtggacccatacaggtgagaagccatacagctgctgtgtctgtggcaaatcattcataaagagaggcaaactaaccgatcatatgcggactcatacaggcgagaggccttacagatgcaatgtctgtagcaaatcattcggGAAGAAAGGCAGTCATACCGATCATATGCGCAGCCATACAAGCGAAAAGCCTtag